One Candidatus Binatia bacterium DNA segment encodes these proteins:
- a CDS encoding sigma-70 family RNA polymerase sigma factor — MKNAEREQRRKRRCDWMEAAQKGDAEAYRSLLDDIGPDLLRFLRARIADQGQVEDVYQETMIAIHRARHTYLVSRPVEPWMYAIASHVMSRQMRRHRRRALRERPVEPSMHVAVPDDSYARLDFARAFGRLTPPQRQALELLKIEGFSTEAAAARAGVSPVAFRVRAHRAYKALRRLLGS, encoded by the coding sequence ATGAAGAACGCAGAACGCGAACAGCGCCGCAAGCGCCGGTGCGACTGGATGGAGGCTGCCCAGAAGGGAGACGCCGAGGCCTATCGCTCCCTGCTCGACGACATCGGTCCGGACCTGTTGAGATTCCTTCGCGCGCGTATCGCTGACCAGGGGCAGGTGGAGGACGTGTACCAGGAGACCATGATTGCGATTCACCGCGCGCGCCACACCTACCTCGTATCGCGTCCGGTCGAACCGTGGATGTATGCGATCGCCTCGCACGTCATGTCGCGGCAGATGCGACGCCACCGGCGCCGCGCCCTGAGAGAGCGGCCGGTCGAGCCGTCGATGCACGTCGCCGTTCCCGACGACAGCTACGCCCGCCTGGATTTCGCGCGCGCGTTCGGCCGCCTGACGCCTCCGCAGCGCCAGGCCCTGGAGCTGCTCAAGATCGAAGGGTTTTCCACCGAAGCGGCGGCCGCACGGGCCGGCGTTTCTCCGGTCGCGTTCCGCGTGCGCGCGCACCGTGCCTACAAGGCGCTGCGTCGCCTTCTCGGGAGCTGA